One Methanolobus sp. WCC4 DNA segment encodes these proteins:
- the radA gene encoding DNA repair and recombination protein RadA: protein MSEVLLEELDHVGPATAQKLKDAGFTTIEAIAVSSPAELATAAEIGESTASKIILAARQSADIGGFETGDMVMERRKLVGKLTTGCTEFDEMMGGGIDTQAITELYGEFGSGKTQVAHQLAVNVQLPKEQGGLSGSVIIIDTENTFRPERIKQMVEGLSEIYGQEYDPEEFLKHIHVARAYNSNHQILLVDSAMELANELKDSEMPVRLFIVDSLTAHFRAEYIGRGTLADRQQKLNKHLHGLQKCGDLYNASVVVTNQVMSKPDAFFGDPTKPIGGHIVGHTATFRLYLRKSKGDKRIVKLVDSPNLPDGEAIISVTTPGLRDP, encoded by the coding sequence ATGTCAGAAGTGTTACTTGAAGAACTGGACCATGTGGGTCCGGCAACCGCGCAGAAATTGAAAGATGCAGGGTTCACGACCATTGAGGCAATTGCCGTCTCCTCTCCGGCAGAACTTGCAACTGCAGCCGAAATTGGTGAATCGACCGCATCAAAGATAATCCTTGCAGCCCGACAGTCTGCCGATATCGGAGGGTTTGAGACGGGTGATATGGTGATGGAACGCAGGAAGCTCGTAGGCAAGTTGACCACGGGTTGTACCGAGTTCGATGAGATGATGGGCGGTGGTATAGACACTCAGGCAATTACTGAACTCTATGGTGAATTCGGCTCAGGTAAGACCCAGGTTGCACATCAGCTTGCTGTGAACGTACAACTGCCAAAGGAACAGGGCGGACTAAGTGGCTCTGTGATCATAATAGATACTGAGAACACCTTCAGGCCCGAAAGGATAAAACAGATGGTTGAAGGCCTTTCCGAGATATACGGTCAGGAATACGATCCGGAAGAGTTCCTGAAACACATACATGTGGCACGTGCTTACAATTCCAATCACCAGATCCTTCTGGTGGATTCCGCAATGGAACTTGCAAACGAGCTCAAGGACAGCGAGATGCCTGTGAGGCTTTTCATCGTTGACTCCCTGACAGCTCATTTCAGGGCGGAGTATATAGGAAGAGGCACACTTGCAGACAGGCAGCAGAAACTCAACAAACACCTGCATGGCCTTCAGAAATGTGGTGACCTCTACAATGCTTCTGTTGTAGTCACGAATCAGGTAATGTCAAAGCCTGATGCTTTCTTCGGGGATCCCACAAAACCTATCGGTGGTCATATTGTAGGGCACACCGCAACGTTCAGGCTTTACCTGCGTAAATCCAAGGGCGACAAGAGAATAGTCAAACTGGTAGACTCTCCGAACCTTCCGGACGGTGAAGCGATAATTTCCGTGACCACTCCTGGTCTGCGTGATCCGTGA
- a CDS encoding phosphopantetheine adenylyltransferase gives MPRVVVGGTFECLHDGHRELLQKAFGLAGDGSVDIGLTSDEMANKRPRNVPDYETRKGMLIEYINEIIEAHEYAIIELSDPYGKTLTENYDYIIVSPETYPVALRINELRKEKGLREIDIVKVEYVLADDERPISSTRIVQGEIDIHGHLKAGRGT, from the coding sequence ATGCCCAGAGTAGTAGTAGGCGGAACATTCGAATGCCTTCATGACGGACACAGGGAACTCCTGCAAAAAGCATTCGGGCTTGCCGGAGACGGATCAGTGGATATCGGCCTGACATCCGATGAGATGGCAAACAAACGTCCACGCAATGTTCCTGACTATGAGACCCGAAAAGGAATGCTCATTGAGTATATCAATGAGATAATAGAAGCTCATGAATATGCCATCATAGAACTCTCAGACCCCTATGGCAAAACACTTACCGAGAACTACGACTACATTATTGTGTCCCCGGAAACATATCCTGTCGCCCTGAGGATCAACGAACTCAGGAAGGAGAAGGGACTCAGGGAAATAGATATCGTCAAAGTGGAATACGTACTTGCCGATGATGAAAGGCCGATCTCATCAACAAGAATAGTACAGGGCGAGATAGATATTCACGGACACCTGAAAGCCGGTCGTGGAACATAA
- a CDS encoding deoxyribonuclease IV, whose amino-acid sequence MKPAKLLFGTAGTPKSSKKRNSISGIERVKELGLDCMELEFVRGVKMGESTAGDVLKKSEREDIALSVHAPYYINLNSLEPEKVDASIERIHRSSRIGSLCGARNIVFHPAYYQKDTPEKVYDKVSGLLKELSSRLTDEGIEVILRPETTGKGTQFGSLQENVRLGAELDNVLPCIDFAHLHARSNGAENSYDEFASTLEFMENELGREGLDDMHMHVSGIEYGDKGERKHLNLDDSDLQYAELMQALKDFKVKGLLICESPDNEGDALLLKRTYEGL is encoded by the coding sequence ATGAAGCCTGCAAAACTCCTTTTTGGTACCGCCGGCACACCCAAGAGCTCTAAGAAAAGGAACAGCATATCCGGCATCGAAAGAGTGAAGGAACTGGGACTTGACTGCATGGAACTTGAGTTCGTCCGTGGGGTCAAGATGGGCGAATCCACTGCAGGAGATGTTCTCAAAAAGTCCGAAAGAGAGGATATAGCCCTGAGCGTGCATGCTCCATATTATATCAACCTCAATTCCCTTGAGCCTGAAAAGGTCGATGCGAGCATAGAACGTATCCATAGGTCCTCACGGATCGGAAGCCTTTGCGGTGCAAGGAACATCGTATTCCATCCAGCCTATTACCAGAAAGATACACCTGAGAAGGTCTACGATAAAGTTTCCGGACTACTGAAAGAGCTCAGTTCCCGGTTGACCGACGAAGGAATAGAAGTGATACTCCGGCCCGAGACCACAGGTAAAGGAACCCAGTTCGGAAGTCTGCAGGAGAATGTCAGGCTTGGTGCTGAACTTGATAATGTGCTCCCATGCATTGATTTTGCTCACCTGCATGCAAGGAGCAACGGTGCTGAGAACAGTTATGATGAGTTCGCTTCCACGCTGGAATTCATGGAGAACGAACTTGGCAGGGAAGGACTGGATGATATGCACATGCATGTATCAGGCATCGAATACGGAGATAAGGGAGAAAGGAAACATCTTAACCTTGATGATTCGGACCTGCAATATGCAGAACTGATGCAGGCCCTGAAGGATTTCAAGGTCAAAGGACTCCTGATATGTGAGAGTCCCGATAATGAGGGCGATGCCCTCCTGCTGAAAAGAACATATGAGGGTCTGTAG
- a CDS encoding sulfite exporter TauE/SafE family protein, which yields MDILSLGSEALSSELSFLIVISAFLLGALHALEPGHGKSIMAVFVMGTDADMKDALTLGITIVVSHVVVVLALGVASIYLVEALNVDMTHDIMSVVGGVILVAVGVWILRKFYRPHEHAIDTKKGVIAIGLSTGLIPCPAALAVLLFSIANNQVYNGLIYVLIFSAGLAIAITSLSVIFVKSKSFIESYVSSTRINKLPLVSGTVIVAIGLFTLLHPVLEHAAPVLHI from the coding sequence ATGGACATTCTTTCACTGGGGTCAGAAGCCCTTTCCTCGGAACTTAGCTTTTTGATAGTGATCTCGGCTTTCCTTCTGGGAGCATTGCATGCACTTGAGCCCGGTCACGGAAAATCGATAATGGCAGTTTTTGTCATGGGTACGGATGCAGATATGAAAGATGCACTTACTCTGGGAATCACAATTGTCGTATCTCACGTTGTTGTGGTGCTGGCGCTGGGAGTTGCATCCATCTATCTGGTGGAAGCTCTGAATGTCGATATGACGCATGATATCATGAGTGTGGTAGGAGGGGTCATTCTAGTAGCCGTTGGTGTATGGATACTGAGAAAATTCTATCGTCCACACGAACATGCCATAGATACGAAAAAAGGTGTGATCGCCATAGGGCTTTCCACAGGACTTATTCCATGTCCTGCAGCACTTGCAGTATTGCTGTTCAGCATCGCGAACAACCAGGTCTACAACGGCCTGATATATGTACTGATATTCAGTGCAGGTCTTGCAATAGCCATTACTTCACTGTCAGTTATATTCGTCAAGAGTAAAAGCTTCATTGAGAGCTACGTAAGCAGCACGAGGATCAACAAGCTTCCGCTTGTGAGTGGTACTGTTATTGTTGCAATAGGTCTGTTCACATTGCTCCATCCGGTCCTGGAGCATGCGGCACCTGTTCTTCATATATGA
- a CDS encoding ATP-binding cassette domain-containing protein, with amino-acid sequence MAILETKNLSFSYPDGTLALDDISVTIEKGKKIAFVGRNGSGKSTLFLSMNGTHRPQKGEILFHGKPMKYDSKSLREIRKNVGIVFQSSDDQIFAPTIYQDVAFGPTNLGYSKDKVEDITNKTLEYVGLTHLKDKPPHHLSGGQKKRVAVAGIVAMDPEVIILDEPLANLDPVGADEVMDLLNELNYFGKTIIISTHDVDLAYGWADHVFLMNEHKIISEGSPEKIFNESENLKAAYLRRPATLEIYEEIKRRGLVKPECCPRDIPDLMHSLRSQQLLWAKVSSEVKEGDYVNLGVLYGDYAPDSSFAAANGKVLHIHDDGLAIVVMDVKPYRAGSVGIYDMERYSKEDLLEIIRRDEIDSIGAMGKKSKLIAEKDEINLDVNAGVVDRSILNSLAGQRCLILTHGGMVCHALSRIRSYVEKSGIDISVSVVNPKDKDKNI; translated from the coding sequence ATGGCTATATTAGAAACAAAGAATCTTAGTTTTTCCTATCCAGATGGTACTCTTGCCCTCGATGATATTAGTGTTACTATTGAAAAAGGTAAGAAGATAGCATTCGTTGGTCGTAACGGGTCGGGAAAATCCACGCTGTTCCTCTCAATGAACGGCACTCACCGTCCTCAGAAGGGCGAGATCCTCTTCCATGGAAAACCCATGAAATATGATTCAAAGTCCCTGAGGGAAATAAGAAAGAACGTCGGTATCGTCTTCCAGAGTTCCGATGACCAGATATTTGCTCCTACTATTTATCAGGATGTAGCTTTCGGACCGACCAATCTTGGTTATTCAAAGGACAAGGTTGAGGACATTACCAATAAGACCCTTGAGTACGTAGGCCTGACCCATCTTAAGGACAAACCCCCCCATCACCTGAGTGGCGGTCAGAAAAAGAGGGTTGCAGTTGCAGGTATAGTTGCAATGGACCCTGAGGTTATCATTCTGGATGAGCCTCTTGCAAATCTGGATCCTGTGGGTGCTGATGAGGTAATGGACCTTCTCAATGAACTGAATTACTTTGGCAAGACCATCATAATATCCACCCATGACGTAGATCTGGCATATGGATGGGCAGATCATGTGTTCCTGATGAATGAGCACAAGATCATCAGTGAAGGCAGTCCTGAAAAGATCTTCAATGAAAGTGAGAACCTTAAGGCTGCTTATCTTCGAAGACCTGCTACTCTTGAGATCTATGAGGAGATCAAAAGAAGAGGTCTTGTAAAGCCAGAATGCTGTCCCAGGGATATTCCTGACCTGATGCACTCCTTACGTTCGCAGCAATTGTTGTGGGCTAAAGTGTCCTCTGAGGTCAAAGAAGGGGATTACGTCAACCTTGGAGTACTGTATGGGGATTATGCACCGGATTCTTCCTTTGCAGCCGCAAACGGGAAAGTACTTCATATTCATGATGACGGACTTGCGATTGTGGTCATGGATGTAAAACCCTACAGGGCAGGTTCTGTAGGTATCTATGATATGGAACGCTATTCCAAAGAGGATCTTCTGGAGATAATACGCCGGGATGAGATCGATAGTATTGGTGCCATGGGTAAGAAGAGCAAGTTAATTGCTGAAAAGGATGAGATCAATCTTGACGTGAATGCAGGAGTTGTTGACCGCTCGATCCTTAATTCTCTTGCAGGGCAGAGATGTCTGATATTGACCCATGGTGGTATGGTCTGCCATGCTCTTAGCAGGATCCGTAGTTATGTGGAAAAAAGTGGGATCGATATTTCAGTGTCTGTTGTGAATCCAAAGGATAAGGATAAAAATATATGA
- the cbiQ gene encoding cobalt ECF transporter T component CbiQ, which produces MAHILDDYAVLSPLRYKNNWLKIAIVTFGLLVGVSSFSPLVPFLIAICMSFATIYFGKIPASFYLRILGAPAGFVLVSAVIIAFFFGEGAKLFSFDVLGFTLGVSQAGLDMALLVLARTLGGMSCLFFLSLTTPMIELFSVLKATRLPDSFLEIAMMMYRYIFVFLDVAIGVRYAQSVRLGYKDFRTSFRSMVMLGTNLFIRSWEQGEKIFVSMNARCYDGKLIILEEKRPVKFPEAILTLVYFTLVILTFYFTRGASVL; this is translated from the coding sequence ATGGCACATATACTTGATGACTATGCAGTGCTGAGCCCACTCAGGTACAAGAACAACTGGTTAAAAATAGCAATAGTGACTTTTGGCCTTCTTGTAGGTGTATCTTCCTTTTCCCCACTGGTCCCATTTCTCATAGCGATCTGTATGAGTTTTGCAACCATCTACTTTGGGAAGATTCCTGCCTCGTTCTACCTGAGGATATTGGGTGCTCCGGCAGGCTTTGTTCTTGTTAGTGCTGTTATCATAGCTTTCTTCTTTGGTGAAGGTGCCAAATTGTTCTCTTTTGATGTTCTTGGCTTTACTCTTGGTGTAAGCCAGGCAGGACTTGATATGGCCCTGCTGGTGCTGGCGAGGACATTGGGGGGTATGTCATGTCTGTTCTTCCTTTCTCTTACAACTCCTATGATCGAGCTGTTCTCGGTCCTCAAGGCCACAAGACTTCCTGACTCTTTCCTTGAGATAGCGATGATGATGTATCGCTATATCTTTGTCTTCCTTGATGTGGCAATAGGTGTAAGGTACGCCCAGTCGGTAAGGCTCGGATACAAGGATTTCAGGACATCTTTCAGGTCAATGGTCATGCTGGGTACCAATCTCTTCATAAGGTCCTGGGAGCAGGGTGAGAAGATATTCGTATCAATGAACGCACGTTGTTACGATGGAAAGTTGATAATTCTTGAAGAAAAGAGACCTGTTAAGTTTCCCGAGGCCATATTGACATTGGTCTACTTTACGCTGGTCATACTGACCTTTTACTTTACCAGGGGTGCATCCGTTCTTTGA
- a CDS encoding energy-coupling factor ABC transporter substrate-binding protein, translating into MKLEYIVAIVVLLFAGQFFYGVAANPDSEFGGADGAAGDLVSEMNPDYEPAEPWFQKYLFEPPGGETESLLFALQAAFGAIIIGYTIGYYRGKGENN; encoded by the coding sequence GTGAAACTGGAATATATTGTCGCTATCGTAGTGCTGCTCTTTGCAGGACAGTTCTTTTATGGAGTAGCAGCAAATCCCGATTCTGAGTTCGGTGGTGCAGACGGTGCAGCAGGAGATCTTGTTTCCGAGATGAATCCTGATTATGAACCTGCAGAACCATGGTTCCAGAAGTATCTCTTTGAACCACCTGGTGGAGAGACCGAGAGTCTGCTCTTCGCACTTCAGGCAGCATTTGGTGCTATTATCATAGGTTACACAATTGGTTACTATAGAGGAAAAGGCGAGAATAATTGA
- a CDS encoding energy-coupling factor ABC transporter permease has protein sequence MHIFEGFLPSPWWQAWFVISIPVILYGMYKLNKLVSERREVVPLLAVAGAFIFVLSSLKLPSVTGSSSHPTGTGMAAILFGPAITAVLGVIVLIYQAVFLAHGGITTLGANAASMAVIGPLVAYMFYKAASKAGMNFYLNVFLATAIADWVTYVITSLQLALAFPSASGGVIASFAAFAGIFATTQVPLAILEGALTALIMKYVVQIKSDVLVDLDVLTTSAVAKLKEAMQ, from the coding sequence ATGCACATATTCGAAGGTTTTCTTCCTTCTCCCTGGTGGCAGGCATGGTTTGTAATCTCCATTCCTGTGATATTGTATGGTATGTATAAATTGAACAAACTTGTCAGCGAAAGACGTGAGGTTGTTCCTTTACTGGCAGTTGCCGGTGCTTTCATATTCGTTCTTTCTTCATTGAAGCTTCCTTCTGTTACCGGAAGTTCTTCTCATCCTACCGGTACCGGAATGGCAGCTATCCTTTTCGGACCGGCAATTACAGCGGTCCTTGGTGTGATAGTACTTATCTATCAGGCAGTTTTCCTTGCACACGGAGGTATAACAACCCTTGGTGCAAATGCAGCATCCATGGCAGTGATCGGTCCTCTTGTGGCTTATATGTTCTACAAGGCAGCATCCAAAGCTGGTATGAACTTCTATCTGAATGTCTTCCTTGCAACAGCTATTGCTGACTGGGTGACATATGTCATAACATCTTTACAACTGGCGCTGGCATTCCCCTCGGCAAGTGGTGGTGTGATCGCCTCTTTTGCAGCATTTGCCGGTATCTTTGCAACAACCCAGGTGCCACTTGCTATACTTGAAGGTGCTCTTACAGCACTGATCATGAAATATGTGGTTCAGATCAAGAGTGACGTACTTGTGGATCTGGATGTCCTTACGACTTCAGCGGTTGCAAAACTCAAGGAGGCAATGCAGTGA
- a CDS encoding cobalt-precorrin-7 (C(5))-methyltransferase, whose amino-acid sequence MIVVGVGVGPKMLTLEAIEVISNAPVVYGSKRSIEIAEEFIKCEAHLIKDYKNLHLLPDDAVILSTGDPMFSGLGKFATEKDRVVTGVSSIQAACARFHVDMSTLAMITAHGRDPAPAKEAFIREIGLGKNIFLLPAGSFGPKEVAAVLREMDVDARICIYEDIGYPHERAVCGTVAEPPENHSDMYCIVVVK is encoded by the coding sequence ATGATCGTGGTGGGTGTCGGTGTAGGGCCTAAGATGCTGACCCTGGAAGCCATAGAGGTAATAAGCAATGCTCCGGTGGTCTATGGTTCAAAGCGCTCTATTGAGATCGCTGAGGAGTTCATTAAATGCGAGGCGCACTTAATTAAGGATTACAAGAATCTCCATCTTTTGCCTGATGATGCTGTCATACTTTCCACAGGTGATCCTATGTTCTCCGGTCTTGGCAAGTTCGCCACGGAAAAGGATAGGGTAGTTACAGGTGTGTCATCCATACAGGCTGCATGTGCACGCTTCCATGTGGATATGTCCACTCTGGCTATGATCACGGCCCATGGACGGGACCCTGCACCTGCAAAGGAGGCTTTCATCAGGGAAATTGGTCTTGGTAAGAATATCTTCCTTCTGCCAGCAGGTAGTTTTGGTCCTAAGGAAGTTGCGGCAGTTCTCCGGGAGATGGACGTTGATGCTCGTATCTGCATTTACGAGGATATCGGTTATCCTCATGAACGTGCGGTATGTGGTACAGTGGCAGAGCCACCTGAAAATCATTCGGATATGTACTGTATCGTAGTCGTTAAGTAG
- a CDS encoding cobalt-precorrin-5B (C(1))-methyltransferase, protein MIDPVNKSKIPEEWLDRSKMPREELMEGIKNGTLVVLSDGSVLKRGYTTGTTAALAAKAAVLSLADEVTHVSVPTPVGLRAESDVKGSKGHAVAVKVNNDHESDITRGLEFVADAKEAEGITIYAGEGIGIVTRSGLESKKGHPAINPGPMGQIKESIQEAVDELGLKGAEVTIYLPKGKETAKETLNSRIGIIDGISILGSTGFVEPWNDHLGEMKGDLIRHSDKVVLTTGRVGIRYSTMLFPDHTVVLAGSRISEALDSAHGDVVICGLPGLVLKWGNPDMLKDSGYATVVEMLDLDPENDRLKQAFNMAVEKGKGARIVVVDRDGTVLMDSGE, encoded by the coding sequence ATGATCGACCCGGTAAACAAATCCAAGATCCCTGAAGAATGGCTGGACCGCTCTAAAATGCCACGTGAAGAGCTTATGGAAGGTATAAAGAACGGAACTCTTGTGGTTCTGAGCGATGGTTCCGTACTGAAGAGGGGATATACTACCGGGACAACTGCAGCGCTGGCTGCAAAGGCAGCAGTTCTTTCCCTTGCAGACGAGGTGACACATGTATCTGTGCCAACCCCAGTAGGGCTTCGAGCCGAATCGGATGTGAAGGGCAGTAAAGGACACGCTGTTGCAGTGAAGGTCAATAACGATCACGAATCTGATATTACAAGAGGTCTTGAATTCGTTGCAGATGCCAAAGAGGCAGAAGGGATCACTATCTATGCGGGTGAGGGAATAGGTATCGTCACCCGAAGCGGTCTTGAATCAAAGAAAGGCCATCCTGCGATCAATCCGGGACCAATGGGGCAGATAAAGGAATCTATTCAGGAAGCTGTGGACGAGCTCGGGCTGAAAGGTGCCGAGGTTACGATCTATCTTCCAAAGGGTAAGGAAACTGCTAAGGAGACCCTGAACAGCCGTATCGGTATCATCGATGGTATCTCAATTCTTGGCAGCACCGGATTTGTGGAGCCATGGAATGACCATCTGGGTGAGATGAAAGGGGATCTCATCAGACATTCTGATAAGGTGGTGCTCACAACCGGCAGGGTAGGTATACGGTATTCAACCATGCTTTTCCCGGACCATACTGTTGTTCTTGCAGGAAGTCGTATCTCCGAGGCTCTTGACTCGGCCCATGGTGATGTTGTTATCTGCGGACTTCCCGGGCTTGTGCTTAAATGGGGTAATCCTGACATGCTGAAGGACAGCGGCTATGCGACCGTTGTCGAGATGCTGGACCTTGACCCTGAGAACGACCGCTTGAAGCAGGCATTCAACATGGCTGTGGAAAAGGGCAAAGGTGCCCGTATCGTTGTTGTTGACAGGGACGGTACGGTCCTGATGGACAGCGGGGAATAA
- the mutL gene encoding DNA mismatch repair endonuclease MutL, whose protein sequence is MTDEACDIRGSRIRLLDESTINKIAAGEVIERPASVVKELIENSIDARATDVRVEIGGYGTKSMLIVDNGVGMSHTDASLAFKKHATSKISTIEDLDSILTMGFRGEALASIASVAKVELVTRQEGELEGTKVVVDSSGIRNITSAGTAVGTSILVEDLFYTTPARKKYLKSARTEIAHIVDVVTRNCLAHPDVSFTLLIDGKVTLRSPASVKMLDSIVHLYGADVARSLVPLEYDSDLISISGYISKPELTRSGKDLQVFLINGRPIFSKQLSNAVRLGYYTLLPKGRYPAAFLNFTIDPKNVDVNVHPAKREVRLSHEKEISVMIVSAVEKALARDSLVPEVQLNKKDVPVQSQLNVRETKMSPSSSEISNSYKAAGPVKPPEPAEVPRSVGSGSEGSSVSHGSTPSTSSSDGDTNAVNSETTAPIIIPDRSSDEPSRKDVIKEEKASYHYPAKDTQRRLKRSERLQMNVTSDEVPELNASFSPSDVKVFGQYGDLYIICEMDGKLMLIDQHAAHERIMYEQVLRMQDLGWQELITPVTLDLSQKEKAIIEEFIPQLEEMGFSVSEFGPKSYVVTTVPSIFGKLEDTDVIHDIISDLLSVGRVKEDTERYDLLCSTMACRAAIKAGAVCNTSQMQELIRQLMKCNNPYTCPHGRPTMISFTMDELAKLFKRTG, encoded by the coding sequence ATGACGGATGAAGCATGCGATATCAGAGGTTCCAGAATAAGATTGCTGGATGAGTCCACTATCAATAAAATAGCAGCAGGAGAGGTCATAGAGCGCCCCGCATCTGTGGTCAAGGAACTGATTGAGAATTCCATAGATGCTCGTGCTACTGATGTTCGAGTGGAAATAGGGGGGTATGGCACGAAAAGCATGCTAATTGTTGACAATGGTGTCGGAATGAGCCATACGGATGCTTCCCTCGCGTTCAAGAAACATGCCACCAGTAAGATCAGCACCATCGAGGACCTTGACAGCATACTTACAATGGGTTTCAGGGGAGAGGCTCTGGCATCCATCGCCTCTGTGGCGAAGGTCGAGCTTGTCACCAGACAGGAGGGTGAACTGGAAGGCACGAAGGTGGTTGTTGACAGCAGTGGTATCAGGAACATCACTTCAGCAGGAACTGCTGTGGGTACCAGTATACTTGTGGAGGATCTGTTCTATACAACACCTGCAAGGAAGAAGTATCTCAAGAGTGCAAGGACGGAGATCGCACACATAGTGGATGTGGTTACAAGGAACTGTCTGGCACATCCTGATGTATCGTTCACCCTCCTGATTGACGGAAAGGTAACACTGAGGTCACCTGCATCCGTTAAGATGCTTGATAGCATCGTTCATCTTTACGGTGCCGATGTTGCACGTTCCCTTGTTCCCCTGGAATATGATTCTGACCTGATCTCTATCTCAGGTTACATATCCAAACCTGAACTTACAAGGAGTGGAAAGGATCTCCAGGTATTCCTTATCAATGGAAGGCCCATATTCTCAAAACAATTAAGCAACGCCGTAAGGCTTGGTTACTATACCCTGCTTCCGAAGGGACGCTATCCGGCTGCCTTCCTGAATTTCACAATAGACCCGAAGAACGTCGATGTGAATGTCCATCCTGCTAAAAGGGAAGTCAGACTGAGTCACGAGAAAGAGATCAGCGTCATGATAGTATCGGCTGTAGAGAAAGCCCTTGCAAGGGATTCTCTTGTTCCGGAAGTGCAGTTGAATAAAAAGGATGTTCCTGTTCAGTCACAGCTGAATGTTCGTGAAACTAAAATGTCACCTTCTTCCTCAGAAATATCAAATTCTTATAAAGCGGCAGGGCCAGTGAAGCCTCCGGAGCCAGCAGAAGTTCCAAGGTCGGTAGGATCAGGTAGTGAAGGGTCATCTGTGTCACATGGATCGACCCCTTCTACTTCATCTTCCGATGGTGACACGAATGCTGTTAATTCTGAAACAACTGCTCCCATCATAATTCCTGACAGGTCATCGGATGAGCCATCAAGGAAGGATGTGATAAAAGAGGAAAAAGCATCTTATCATTATCCTGCAAAAGACACCCAGCGCCGTCTGAAAAGAAGTGAGAGGCTGCAGATGAACGTTACATCGGATGAAGTACCGGAACTCAATGCTTCTTTCAGTCCTTCGGATGTGAAGGTATTTGGACAATATGGCGACCTTTACATAATATGTGAGATGGATGGCAAGCTTATGCTGATCGACCAGCATGCTGCCCATGAACGTATTATGTATGAGCAGGTGCTCAGGATGCAGGACCTTGGCTGGCAGGAACTCATAACTCCTGTAACTCTTGACCTGAGCCAGAAAGAGAAAGCAATTATCGAGGAGTTCATTCCGCAACTGGAGGAGATGGGTTTCTCTGTTTCCGAGTTTGGTCCGAAGAGTTATGTTGTGACCACGGTTCCCAGCATCTTCGGGAAGCTGGAGGATACTGATGTTATCCACGATATCATCTCGGACCTGCTGTCTGTTGGAAGGGTGAAGGAGGATACTGAAAGGTATGACCTGCTTTGCAGCACCATGGCATGCAGGGCAGCGATAAAGGCAGGCGCGGTGTGCAATACCTCACAGATGCAGGAACTCATACGTCAGTTGATGAAGTGTAACAATCCGTACACCTGTCCGCATGGTCGCCCAACAATGATATCTTTCACAATGGATGAGCTCGCGAAGCTCTTCAAGAGGACCGGATAG